From Nicotiana tabacum cultivar K326 chromosome 22, ASM71507v2, whole genome shotgun sequence, one genomic window encodes:
- the LOC107792097 gene encoding uncharacterized protein LOC107792097, with amino-acid sequence MDVYSWFRRSLSRTTTTTTTTVTAQPYFKEDELLYGVTDQLLDFIKSFSIDTFRNFSLPDEEDVNNDGGGDNVRKDLSDWQQRHALLVLSKLKELSQLRFKLCPRYLKEHQFWTIYFGLVKGYIAKYELRAIQLDTLKQIRKENENAPDVSACEVEMSEAKQTTDVSPTTSEEHN; translated from the exons ATGGATGTGTATTCATGGTTCCGGCGAAGTCTATCTAGAACTACTACTACGACCACCACCACCGTTACTGCTCAACCTTACTTTAAGGAGGACGAACTACTCTACGGCGTCACTGACCAATTACTCGATTTTATCAAATCCTTCTCCATTGATACCTTTCGCAACTTCTCTCTCCCAg ATGAGGAGGATGTTAACAACGACGGTGGTGGAGATAATGTACGGAAAGATCTATCTGATTGGCAACAACGTCATGCTTTGCTTGTTCTTTCCAAACTCAAG GAACTCTCACAACTGAGGTTCAAATTATGTCCACGTTATTTGAAGGAGCACCAGTTTTGGACGATATATTTTGGACTTGTTAAGGGTTATATTGCCAA ATATGAGCTACGAGCTATACAATTAGATACGCTCAAACAGAtaagaaaggaaaatgaaaatgcaccagatgtttctGCATGCGAAGTTGAGATGTCTGAAGCAAAGCAAACAACAGATGTATCACCTACAACTTCTGAGGAGCACAATTAG